One part of the Aurantibacillus circumpalustris genome encodes these proteins:
- a CDS encoding universal stress protein, which translates to MIHFNSSKILIPVDFSETSLLAIKHGASIAKHEKSELFLLHVVNAPFMSQNMFLPIVNLEDNSGVEKIALSKLTDLAKQVKKEYSIDVQSIIKIGNPSNEITNVANEIGAALIVMGTHGYSPIEELVIGSNALKVITKASCPTMAMSIAAEHSGYNKIVMPIDTTVNSRQKVNYTLELAKRFKASVHAIGLLGNNEENELAGMEVVLSQVKKLAEEKGVTTHTEILKDVKNRATATVDYINKTNADLTVIMTDQDAELSGFFLGPYSQQVIHLSKVPVIAVKPKNLFVDDLSFPIRGGI; encoded by the coding sequence ATGATCCACTTTAACTCTTCCAAAATTTTAATTCCTGTCGATTTTAGTGAAACATCATTATTGGCTATTAAACATGGCGCGTCTATTGCAAAGCATGAAAAATCAGAGCTCTTTTTATTACACGTTGTAAATGCTCCATTTATGTCGCAAAACATGTTTTTGCCAATTGTAAATTTGGAAGACAATTCAGGTGTTGAAAAAATTGCACTTTCTAAATTGACAGATTTGGCAAAGCAAGTGAAGAAGGAATACAGTATAGATGTACAAAGTATTATCAAAATTGGGAATCCGAGTAATGAAATAACCAATGTAGCAAATGAAATTGGAGCGGCCTTAATTGTAATGGGAACACACGGATATTCTCCTATCGAGGAACTGGTTATTGGTAGTAATGCATTAAAAGTAATTACCAAGGCGAGCTGCCCTACTATGGCTATGAGTATTGCCGCTGAACATTCTGGTTACAACAAAATAGTAATGCCAATTGATACTACTGTAAATTCCCGTCAAAAAGTAAATTATACACTTGAACTAGCTAAGAGGTTCAAGGCTTCTGTTCATGCAATTGGTCTTTTAGGAAACAACGAAGAAAACGAATTGGCAGGAATGGAAGTTGTTTTAAGTCAAGTGAAAAAATTAGCTGAAGAAAAAGGGGTAACAACTCACACTGAAATTCTTAAAGATGTAAAAAACAGAGCTACTGCCACTGTTGACTATATAAATAAAACAAATGCTGATCTTACTGTTATTATGACTGATCAGGATGCAGAATTAAGCGGTTTCTTTTTAGGACCTTATTCTCAACAAGTTATTCATCTAAGTAAGGTTCCTGTTATTGCAGTTAAACCTAAAAATTTATTTGTAGATGATTTAAGTTTCCCAATTAGAGGAGGAATTTAA
- a CDS encoding acyl-CoA thioesterase, with product MLKINWADLDLFGHVNNVAFFKYIQAARVNYCELIGLTSLFDLSKNSFMVASSQCEYKSPMHYPGEVSVLCRVDWIKNTSMQLLYELYNSENILVAKAMDVLVVYDHSKKIKVSISSQLKSEIMKIEKRGF from the coding sequence GTGCTAAAAATCAATTGGGCTGATCTCGATCTTTTTGGTCACGTTAATAATGTTGCGTTCTTCAAGTACATCCAAGCCGCTCGAGTAAACTATTGCGAACTAATAGGCTTAACTTCTTTGTTCGATTTAAGTAAAAATAGTTTTATGGTAGCTTCAAGTCAATGTGAATATAAAAGTCCAATGCATTATCCAGGTGAAGTAAGTGTATTGTGCAGAGTAGATTGGATCAAAAACACGAGTATGCAATTACTTTACGAGCTTTATAACTCAGAAAATATATTAGTTGCCAAAGCAATGGATGTGCTTGTTGTATATGATCATAGCAAAAAAATAAAAGTTTCTATTTCGAGTCAACTCAAGAGTGAAATAATGAAAATTGAAAAAAGAGGATTTTAG
- a CDS encoding hydroxymethylglutaryl-CoA lyase codes for MINITECPRDAMQGIKQQIPSELKVEYINQLLKVGFKTIDFGSFVSPKAIPQMQDTAKVLDLLDLSAGNTDLLAIIANLRGAQEACAFEEISYLGFPFSISETFQQRNTNSSIEESLARVEEIQRLCLKKKKKLLVYISMAFGNPYGDAWHADIAIDWCKRLNALGIKHLALADTTGSSTPETISQLFGALLPELKNVELGAHLHSTKDKSQEKLKAAYESGCRNFDVAIHGFGGCPMAADDLTGNIATEDLESYAITNKINLNLNKTELDKAYELGWKIFNVYH; via the coding sequence ATGATAAACATTACAGAATGCCCGCGCGATGCCATGCAAGGCATCAAGCAACAGATTCCGAGTGAATTAAAAGTAGAATATATTAATCAATTGCTTAAAGTTGGTTTTAAAACGATTGATTTTGGAAGCTTTGTGTCACCAAAAGCCATTCCACAAATGCAAGATACAGCTAAGGTTCTTGATCTATTGGATTTATCTGCCGGCAATACGGATTTACTAGCCATTATTGCCAACCTACGCGGTGCGCAAGAAGCTTGTGCCTTTGAAGAAATAAGTTATTTGGGTTTTCCGTTTTCAATTTCAGAAACTTTTCAGCAAAGAAACACCAATTCCTCAATTGAAGAATCTTTAGCGCGTGTTGAAGAAATTCAGAGACTTTGTCTTAAGAAAAAGAAAAAACTCTTGGTTTATATTTCAATGGCTTTTGGTAATCCTTATGGAGATGCCTGGCACGCTGATATTGCTATTGACTGGTGTAAAAGATTAAATGCACTAGGCATTAAACACCTTGCTTTGGCCGATACAACTGGTTCTTCAACGCCAGAAACCATTAGTCAATTATTTGGAGCCTTATTACCAGAATTAAAAAATGTAGAATTAGGAGCCCACCTTCACTCCACCAAAGACAAATCTCAAGAAAAACTAAAAGCGGCTTATGAAAGCGGTTGCCGCAATTTTGATGTTGCCATTCATGGATTTGGAGGTTGTCCGATGGCTGCAGATGATTTAACCGGAAATATAGCTACCGAAGATCTTGAAAGCTATGCCATTACAAATAAAATTAATTTAAATCTTAACAAAACGGAACTTGATAAAGCTTACGAACTAGGTTGGAAAATATTTAATGTGTATCATTAA
- a CDS encoding quinone-dependent dihydroorotate dehydrogenase — MYSILKAFLFRLNPEKAHHLTFSLLKIPSFSKLAGLFFKKEHPSLKRRVFGLDFKNPVGLAAGLDKDAIAFNQLGDLGFGFIEIGTVTPKMQPGNDKPRLFRLTKNEALINRMGFNNHGVKDAAQRLKNRKDKTVIIGGNIGKNKITPNENAVDDYIIGFNELFDVVDYFVVNVSSPNTPNLRDLQEKEPLTNLLNTLQNLNNLKSKPKPILLKIAPDLTDTQLDDIIDIVQQTKIAGIIATNTTISREGLNYEPSEIEKIGMGGLSGKPLTKRSTEVIRYLKQKSNNSFPVIGVGGIHSAEDAIEKLEAGADLIQLYTGFIYHGPKLICDINKRLIK, encoded by the coding sequence ATGTATTCAATTCTAAAAGCCTTTCTATTTCGACTCAATCCCGAAAAAGCTCATCATTTAACCTTTTCATTACTAAAAATCCCTTCATTTAGTAAATTGGCAGGACTATTCTTCAAAAAAGAACACCCTTCACTAAAACGCAGAGTTTTTGGTTTAGATTTTAAAAACCCAGTTGGTCTGGCTGCTGGATTAGATAAAGATGCTATTGCCTTTAATCAATTGGGTGATTTAGGTTTTGGTTTTATTGAAATTGGAACTGTAACCCCTAAAATGCAGCCAGGTAATGATAAACCTCGGTTATTTCGTTTAACGAAAAACGAGGCGCTTATAAACCGTATGGGCTTTAATAACCACGGAGTAAAAGATGCTGCGCAAAGGCTAAAGAACAGAAAAGATAAAACTGTTATTATTGGTGGAAACATTGGAAAAAATAAAATAACACCAAACGAAAACGCCGTTGATGATTATATTATTGGTTTTAATGAATTGTTTGATGTGGTGGATTATTTTGTGGTAAATGTTTCTTCACCAAACACGCCTAATTTGAGAGATCTACAGGAAAAAGAACCCCTTACCAACTTGCTAAACACCCTTCAAAATCTCAACAACCTGAAAAGTAAACCCAAACCAATTTTACTGAAAATTGCTCCAGATCTAACAGATACACAGCTTGACGATATTATTGATATAGTGCAACAAACCAAAATTGCAGGTATTATTGCTACTAACACCACAATTAGCAGAGAAGGCTTAAATTACGAGCCATCTGAAATTGAGAAAATTGGCATGGGAGGTTTAAGTGGCAAACCTTTAACTAAAAGAAGTACAGAGGTAATTCGTTACCTAAAACAAAAATCGAACAACTCCTTCCCTGTTATTGGTGTTGGAGGCATTCACAGTGCAGAAGACGCCATCGAAAAACTTGAAGCGGGTGCTGATTTAATACAACTTTATACAGGATTTATTTATCACGGTCCGAAATTAATTTGTGATATAAATAAAAGGCTCATAAAATGA
- the ettA gene encoding energy-dependent translational throttle protein EttA, with product MSATPEGRQIIFSMVNVSKIHPPQKQVLKDIYISFYYGAKIGVLGLNGSGKSSLLRIIAGMDKDYIGEVHQSPGYSIGMLEQEPQLDETKTVIEIVREGVQKYVDILTEYEEVNNKFGDEEILNDPDKMDKLINRQAQLQELIDQHDLWNLDSRLERSMDALRCPESDASVKVLSGGERRRVALCRLLLQEPDILLLDEPTNHLDAESVDWLEQHLKLYKGTIIAVTHDRYFLDNVAGWILELDRGEGIPWKGNYSSWLEQKGARLKQEEKTESKRQKTLARELDWIRQGVKGRGVKQKARLNNYEKMMGEDVKSKEDNLEIFIPNGPRLGNEVIDSMDVSKGFGSRLLYEGLNFKLPPAGIVGIIGPNGAGKTTLFRMIMGEEKPSSGEFKVGPTVKISYVDQNHKELEANKTVYDVISGGLDNINLGGKPMNSRAYISRFNFNGSDQGKKVSVLSGGERNRLHLAMALKEEGNVLLLDEPTNDLDVNTLRALEEGLENFAGCAVIISHDRWFLDRVCTHILAFEGDSSVYWFEGGYSEYEENRKKRLGNVEPKRPRYKKLAV from the coding sequence ATGTCAGCTACACCAGAAGGACGTCAGATCATTTTCAGCATGGTGAATGTGTCAAAGATACATCCACCTCAAAAACAGGTTTTAAAAGATATTTATATTTCATTTTATTATGGAGCTAAAATAGGAGTTTTAGGTCTTAACGGTTCAGGGAAATCTTCTTTACTCCGTATAATTGCTGGTATGGATAAGGATTATATTGGAGAAGTTCATCAGTCGCCTGGATACTCAATAGGCATGTTGGAGCAAGAGCCACAGTTAGACGAGACTAAAACAGTTATTGAGATTGTGAGAGAGGGTGTTCAGAAATATGTAGATATTCTAACCGAATATGAAGAGGTGAATAATAAGTTTGGTGATGAAGAAATTCTCAACGATCCTGATAAAATGGATAAACTCATTAACCGCCAAGCGCAGTTGCAAGAGTTAATTGATCAACACGATTTATGGAATTTAGATAGTCGTCTTGAAAGATCAATGGATGCTTTGCGTTGTCCTGAGTCGGATGCGTCTGTAAAAGTTTTATCTGGAGGTGAACGTCGCCGTGTGGCTTTGTGCCGATTGTTATTGCAAGAACCGGATATTTTATTATTAGATGAGCCAACCAATCACTTGGATGCGGAAAGCGTGGATTGGTTAGAACAGCATTTGAAACTGTATAAAGGAACAATTATCGCAGTAACGCATGATAGATATTTCTTAGACAATGTTGCTGGTTGGATTTTAGAGTTAGACAGAGGAGAAGGTATTCCTTGGAAAGGGAATTATAGTAGCTGGCTAGAACAAAAAGGTGCACGCTTAAAACAAGAAGAAAAGACTGAAAGTAAACGTCAGAAAACGCTTGCACGCGAACTAGATTGGATTCGTCAAGGTGTTAAGGGGCGCGGCGTGAAACAAAAGGCCCGTTTGAACAACTATGAAAAAATGATGGGTGAGGATGTGAAGAGCAAAGAAGATAACTTGGAGATTTTTATTCCAAACGGACCAAGGCTTGGTAACGAAGTAATTGATTCAATGGACGTTTCGAAAGGATTTGGAAGCCGTTTATTATACGAAGGTTTAAATTTTAAATTACCACCTGCTGGAATTGTTGGTATTATTGGGCCAAATGGCGCAGGTAAAACGACTTTGTTTCGTATGATCATGGGCGAAGAAAAACCATCCTCAGGAGAATTTAAAGTGGGGCCTACGGTTAAGATAAGTTACGTAGATCAGAATCACAAAGAACTTGAGGCCAATAAAACGGTGTACGACGTAATAAGCGGTGGACTTGACAATATTAATTTAGGAGGTAAGCCAATGAATTCAAGGGCTTACATTTCACGTTTTAACTTTAATGGCAGTGATCAAGGTAAAAAAGTAAGTGTGTTATCTGGTGGAGAAAGAAATCGATTACACTTAGCAATGGCTTTGAAAGAAGAAGGAAACGTATTGTTGCTCGATGAGCCTACTAATGATTTAGATGTAAATACCTTAAGAGCCTTGGAAGAAGGTTTAGAGAATTTTGCTGGTTGTGCTGTTATTATTAGTCACGATAGATGGTTTTTAGATCGTGTATGTACTCATATTCTGGCATTTGAAGGTGATAGCAGTGTGTATTGGTTTGAAGGTGGTTATAGCGAATATGAGGAGAATCGTAAAAAACGTCTGGGCAACGTTGAACCAAAAAGACCGCGTTATAAAAAATTGGCGGTTTAA
- the trxB gene encoding thioredoxin-disulfide reductase produces the protein MQSQPEHITCLIIGSGPAGYTAAIYAARADLKPVLYTGLTPGGQLTETTEVDNFPGYPKGITGPILMEDLKAQAERFGTQVRFGMVTEADLNANPKRIWVDETTEITADTVVISTGASAKWLGLENETRLRMNAGGVSACAVCDGFFFKGLDVAIVGAGDTAAEEATYLSKLCKKVYMIVRRGEGEMRASKAMQHRVMNTPNIEILWDSETSDVLGKETVEGVIVKNSKTGESKTLNVTGFFVAIGHKPNTDIFKGQLTMDDLGYLQVVPGSSKTNIDGVFAVGDCADKTYRQAVTAAGSGCMGALDAERYLASAGVH, from the coding sequence ATGCAATCTCAACCTGAACATATTACCTGCTTAATTATTGGATCTGGCCCTGCTGGATATACTGCTGCAATTTATGCAGCGCGTGCTGATCTTAAACCTGTTCTTTATACTGGTTTAACACCCGGTGGACAGCTTACGGAAACAACAGAAGTTGATAATTTTCCTGGATATCCAAAAGGAATTACGGGGCCAATTTTAATGGAGGATCTCAAAGCACAAGCAGAAAGATTCGGTACACAAGTTCGTTTTGGAATGGTTACCGAAGCGGATTTGAATGCAAATCCAAAGCGTATTTGGGTAGATGAAACAACTGAGATTACAGCGGATACAGTAGTTATTTCTACAGGAGCAAGTGCAAAATGGTTAGGTTTAGAAAACGAAACACGTTTAAGAATGAATGCTGGAGGTGTTAGTGCGTGCGCGGTGTGCGATGGTTTCTTTTTTAAAGGACTAGACGTAGCTATAGTTGGGGCAGGGGATACAGCTGCTGAAGAAGCAACTTATCTTTCCAAATTGTGTAAAAAAGTATACATGATTGTTCGTAGAGGTGAAGGCGAAATGCGTGCCAGTAAGGCAATGCAACATCGTGTAATGAATACACCGAACATCGAAATTCTATGGGATTCTGAAACGAGCGACGTTTTGGGTAAAGAAACTGTTGAAGGTGTTATTGTAAAAAATAGTAAAACAGGTGAGTCAAAAACACTAAACGTAACAGGTTTTTTTGTTGCCATTGGTCATAAACCAAATACTGATATTTTTAAAGGTCAATTAACCATGGATGATCTAGGTTATTTACAGGTAGTCCCGGGAAGCTCAAAAACAAATATTGATGGTGTATTTGCGGTTGGTGACTGTGCTGATAAAACATACCGTCAGGCTGTAACTGCCGCTGGTAGTGGATGTATGGGTGCTTTAGATGCAGAAAGGTATCTTGCCTCTGCAGGTGTTCACTAG
- a CDS encoding DUF6702 family protein, translating to MKKILLVGLLGLLFSFKHPFYLSVTNLKYNLKESALQGSVKLFINDIEDALKRTQQNKVDLINPKDSIKTQTMLEEYLKKRLYLSVNNVKKNFQVLGFEREQEAVWIYIEVKDCKLPKNISIENSLLYDFIKNQSNIIHVEVNEQKKSLKLNNPEKLAVFEF from the coding sequence ATGAAAAAGATTTTATTGGTTGGATTACTTGGTTTACTTTTTTCATTTAAACATCCTTTTTATCTAAGTGTTACCAATCTCAAGTACAACTTGAAAGAGAGTGCATTACAGGGTTCGGTGAAATTATTTATCAATGATATAGAAGACGCGCTAAAACGAACGCAACAAAACAAAGTTGATTTGATAAATCCCAAAGACTCAATAAAAACACAAACAATGTTAGAAGAGTATTTAAAAAAACGCTTGTATTTAAGTGTCAATAATGTGAAAAAAAACTTCCAAGTGCTAGGGTTTGAGCGGGAGCAGGAAGCCGTTTGGATTTATATTGAAGTTAAAGATTGCAAACTTCCAAAAAACATCAGTATTGAAAACAGTCTATTATATGACTTTATAAAAAATCAAAGCAACATAATTCATGTAGAAGTAAACGAACAAAAGAAAAGTCTTAAACTAAATAATCCAGAAAAACTGGCGGTATTTGAATTTTAG
- a CDS encoding DUF2779 domain-containing protein: protein MHIPEYSISKTSFLKFEQCNKAFFLYKNHPYLRDKLSTDKQLTFKRGHEVGFFAQQLFPGGLDVSKETKGAAAGSELTKTLIQNKTKTIYEATFIYNGVLIMVDILTLVDGKYTAYEVKSSIKISENYLKDAYLQYYVLKYSLESFDDLFLVTLNPEYICEKEIDPKKLFRKRSVKQKAEDNFTYFEHQIKAAHLVLEQNLIPNIAIGKQCFRPYQCDFFGNCWKDSIQENSIFNLPYMDKGKLFEWYNTGIKTINQIPDDLIEKPAALKIKKAIENKTSIIDKEKIKDFLLHIKEPVVAMDMEMWSPAIPQLEGTKPFEQIPFLVSFYNGKETTYFFAEHRVDDRGLFAKNLIKLSNTYSSIIVYDKTMEVSTINNLIHKYPELAEDLNTLKSKLIDVFDIFLNLHYYDPAFKSNFSLKVVSAVLLEDINYTKISSGLEAMNYFEQFRLAELELDREVLKNELVTYCNTDTEATLKLIYFLRNLSA from the coding sequence ATGCACATTCCAGAATACTCCATCAGCAAAACATCCTTTCTTAAATTCGAGCAATGTAATAAAGCATTTTTTCTATATAAAAATCACCCTTATCTCAGGGATAAATTAAGTACCGATAAACAACTCACCTTTAAAAGAGGCCACGAGGTTGGCTTTTTTGCCCAACAATTATTTCCGGGAGGCCTTGATGTGTCAAAGGAAACGAAGGGTGCCGCAGCTGGATCGGAATTGACCAAAACGCTTATTCAAAACAAAACTAAAACTATTTACGAAGCTACTTTCATATACAATGGCGTATTAATTATGGTAGATATTCTTACGCTTGTTGATGGAAAATATACTGCGTACGAAGTAAAAAGTTCAATAAAAATCTCGGAAAACTATTTGAAGGATGCGTATTTACAATATTATGTTCTAAAATATTCTTTAGAAAGTTTTGACGATCTTTTTTTAGTGACTCTAAATCCAGAATATATCTGCGAAAAAGAAATAGATCCAAAAAAACTTTTCAGAAAACGTAGCGTGAAACAAAAGGCTGAAGACAATTTCACCTATTTTGAGCATCAGATAAAAGCTGCTCATTTGGTTCTCGAACAAAATCTTATTCCAAATATTGCTATTGGCAAACAGTGTTTTAGACCATATCAATGCGATTTTTTTGGAAATTGCTGGAAAGACAGCATTCAAGAAAACAGCATTTTTAATTTGCCTTATATGGATAAGGGTAAATTATTTGAATGGTATAATACTGGTATCAAAACGATAAATCAGATTCCTGATGATTTAATTGAAAAGCCAGCGGCACTTAAGATTAAAAAGGCTATTGAAAACAAAACAAGCATTATTGATAAAGAAAAAATAAAAGATTTTTTACTACACATAAAAGAACCAGTTGTGGCCATGGACATGGAAATGTGGAGTCCTGCAATACCTCAACTAGAGGGGACAAAACCCTTTGAACAGATTCCGTTTTTAGTTAGTTTTTACAACGGAAAAGAAACCACCTATTTTTTTGCTGAACATCGGGTTGACGACCGAGGACTTTTTGCGAAAAACTTAATCAAATTATCTAATACTTATTCGTCCATCATTGTTTACGATAAAACAATGGAAGTAAGCACAATTAATAATCTCATCCATAAATATCCAGAATTAGCCGAAGATTTGAACACTTTAAAAAGTAAATTGATTGATGTTTTTGATATTTTTTTAAATCTTCATTATTACGACCCAGCTTTTAAAAGTAATTTTTCATTAAAAGTGGTTAGTGCTGTTTTGCTAGAAGACATTAATTACACCAAAATAAGCTCAGGTTTAGAAGCCATGAATTATTTTGAGCAATTTCGCTTGGCGGAATTGGAATTGGATCGGGAAGTTTTAAAAAACGAATTGGTGACATACTGCAATACCGATACCGAAGCTACCCTAAAACTTATCTATTTCCTAAGAAATTTGAGCGCATAA
- a CDS encoding leucine-rich repeat domain-containing protein gives MPLKRLILFSLLSNATFLFSQKEFDKYGPLGCQVYTDLKEALKIEKKVYKVDLSYQKLDLKLYEKIANLSDLQALKLSGNEVTDYPKNFESLFNLLYFASYNNKLNTFPTLKGLYNLQFFELQHTLIDSIPAQIAYLSRLQSFKFGNTDDTLKLPTTFHFLKNLKDISIENCVLDSFPKELFKIPSLYYLNLSNTNTWYLTKHFERFPNLEVLVIENNPLAKIPFDIYKAQKLRLISLRGNNLTKLPDSISQLENLSLLDLRGNKFDADEMQKIKFLLPGCEIKF, from the coding sequence ATGCCGTTGAAACGTTTAATATTATTTTCACTTCTATCTAATGCTACTTTTCTTTTTAGCCAAAAGGAATTTGATAAGTACGGACCTTTAGGCTGTCAAGTATACACCGATCTTAAAGAGGCTTTAAAAATTGAAAAGAAAGTTTACAAAGTGGATTTAAGTTATCAAAAATTAGATCTAAAACTTTACGAGAAAATCGCCAATCTCTCTGATCTACAAGCACTTAAATTAAGTGGAAATGAAGTTACCGATTACCCGAAAAATTTCGAAAGTCTTTTTAACTTGCTCTATTTTGCATCTTATAATAACAAATTAAATACTTTCCCGACTTTAAAAGGACTTTACAATTTACAATTTTTTGAATTACAGCACACGCTTATAGATAGCATACCTGCACAAATTGCTTATTTAAGTAGGCTTCAGAGTTTTAAGTTTGGAAACACCGATGATACTTTAAAACTACCAACAACCTTTCACTTTCTTAAAAACTTAAAAGATATTAGTATTGAAAACTGCGTTCTCGATAGCTTTCCAAAGGAACTGTTCAAAATTCCATCGCTTTACTATTTGAATCTTTCGAATACGAATACCTGGTATTTAACTAAACATTTTGAGCGTTTCCCTAATCTTGAGGTATTAGTTATTGAGAATAATCCACTAGCCAAAATACCCTTTGATATTTATAAGGCTCAAAAACTACGTTTAATTTCTTTAAGAGGAAATAACCTTACGAAATTACCGGATAGTATTTCGCAACTAGAAAATTTGAGTCTTTTAGATTTAAGAGGGAATAAATTTGACGCTGATGAGATGCAGAAAATTAAATTTCTGTTACCCGGTTGCGAAATCAAATTTTAA
- a CDS encoding peptidoglycan DD-metalloendopeptidase family protein, with translation MLNLNASAFSPDEKNKPGDDKKSKAKREDTTKMVMNLEPIADLEGEETDTTEISFPSHDLYASWDTNTAHPYNFSESFKEDSVTIILTQGEDNCFVLPYKGGLTSLFGWRKYRPHYGTDIDLETGDSVLACFDGMVRVAKYYRGYGNCVIIRHKNGLETVYGHMSKLLVESGQELSAGTLIGLGGNTGHSYGSHLHFEIRYLGQALDTQDFIDYEKGDLKSNSFVLRKSDVTSKYDLRALHTRHKNDLMARKYGSRYPAKGGVYRVRSGDTLGAIAKRSGTSIKSLCKKNGLRPTSTLRIGQRLKI, from the coding sequence TTGTTAAATCTAAATGCCTCTGCTTTTTCACCGGACGAAAAAAACAAACCGGGTGATGACAAGAAATCAAAAGCTAAGAGAGAGGATACAACTAAAATGGTTATGAATCTTGAGCCGATTGCAGATCTTGAAGGAGAAGAAACTGACACCACTGAAATTTCTTTCCCAAGCCACGATTTATATGCAAGCTGGGACACTAACACAGCTCACCCATACAATTTTAGCGAATCCTTTAAAGAAGATAGCGTTACTATAATCCTTACACAAGGTGAGGATAATTGCTTTGTACTTCCTTACAAAGGTGGTTTAACAAGTTTGTTTGGTTGGAGAAAATACAGACCTCATTATGGTACAGATATTGATCTTGAAACTGGAGATTCCGTTTTAGCTTGTTTTGATGGAATGGTGCGTGTTGCAAAGTATTACCGAGGTTATGGTAATTGTGTTATTATTCGCCATAAGAATGGTTTAGAAACTGTTTATGGGCACATGTCCAAGTTGCTCGTTGAGTCAGGACAAGAGTTAAGTGCCGGAACTTTGATTGGACTTGGTGGAAATACTGGCCACTCTTATGGTAGCCATTTACATTTTGAAATCCGTTATTTGGGTCAAGCTTTAGATACTCAAGATTTTATTGATTACGAAAAAGGAGACTTAAAGTCTAACAGTTTTGTTTTAAGAAAAAGTGATGTTACTAGTAAATATGATTTAAGAGCTTTGCATACCCGCCATAAGAACGACTTAATGGCGCGCAAATACGGCTCAAGATATCCAGCAAAAGGTGGTGTTTACAGAGTGAGATCAGGAGATACATTAGGAGCTATTGCCAAAAGAAGTGGAACAAGTATTAAATCGCTTTGTAAAAAGAATGGCTTAAGACCAACATCTACTTTACGTATTGGTCAGCGCCTTAAAATTTGA
- a CDS encoding HupE/UreJ family protein — protein MNEFGLWFITGVEHILDLSGYDHILFVALLVIAFPLKQWRNLLMLITAFTVGHSISLALSVNGIVSFSIKWIEFLIALSILISAVYQIIKYKTENIRNKSFLYVIITLFGLVHGLGFSILLKSMLGHEDSIVLPLLYFNLGIELGQIIIVVIVLVFSLILNYLFKWSYTYFKLTVSCSIALIALKMSAERFLELLP, from the coding sequence ATGAATGAATTTGGCTTATGGTTTATTACAGGTGTCGAACATATTCTCGACCTAAGCGGTTACGATCATATTTTGTTTGTTGCCTTATTGGTAATTGCTTTTCCACTTAAACAATGGCGTAACCTATTAATGCTCATTACAGCTTTTACTGTTGGACATTCCATTTCATTAGCTTTAAGTGTAAATGGCATTGTTTCTTTTTCAATAAAATGGATTGAATTCTTAATTGCTTTGAGTATCCTTATCTCTGCCGTTTACCAGATTATTAAATATAAAACTGAAAACATAAGAAATAAATCTTTCTTATATGTAATAATCACCCTTTTTGGGTTAGTGCATGGGCTGGGATTTTCCATACTTTTAAAGTCGATGCTTGGGCATGAAGACAGTATTGTGTTGCCGCTACTTTATTTTAATCTTGGTATAGAGTTAGGGCAAATTATTATTGTAGTGATTGTTTTAGTATTTTCGTTGATTTTAAATTATTTATTCAAATGGTCTTACACTTATTTCAAACTCACAGTATCATGCAGCATTGCCTTAATTGCCTTAAAAATGAGCGCAGAGCGTTTTTTGGAACTATTGCCTTAA